A genomic segment from Juglans regia cultivar Chandler chromosome 14, Walnut 2.0, whole genome shotgun sequence encodes:
- the LOC108990043 gene encoding uncharacterized protein LOC108990043 isoform X2 produces the protein MERLLGAALGSIFTGVVVFEQRRSIYKSISDNQAQSDVLSQVREPIFGKQSRSQFAHLWNKAVDQTFGPVIDLLSSRGW, from the exons ATG GAGCGTCTTCTCGGCGCTGCTCTCGGAAGCATATTCACGGGAGTCGTTGTATTTGAGCAACGTAGAAGCATCTATAAATCCATTTCTGATAACCAAGCTCAATCCGATGTTCTGTCTCAG GTGAGAGAACCTATATTCGGAAAGCAATCTCGCTCGCAGTTTGCACATCTATGGAACAAGGCTGTGGACCAGACATTTGGACCAGTAATCGATTTGCTTAGTTCACGTGGGTGGTAG
- the LOC108990043 gene encoding uncharacterized protein LOC108990043 isoform X1 — MVSVLTQERLLGAALGSIFTGVVVFEQRRSIYKSISDNQAQSDVLSQVREPIFGKQSRSQFAHLWNKAVDQTFGPVIDLLSSRGW, encoded by the exons ATGGTTAGCGTTCTAACTCAG GAGCGTCTTCTCGGCGCTGCTCTCGGAAGCATATTCACGGGAGTCGTTGTATTTGAGCAACGTAGAAGCATCTATAAATCCATTTCTGATAACCAAGCTCAATCCGATGTTCTGTCTCAG GTGAGAGAACCTATATTCGGAAAGCAATCTCGCTCGCAGTTTGCACATCTATGGAACAAGGCTGTGGACCAGACATTTGGACCAGTAATCGATTTGCTTAGTTCACGTGGGTGGTAG